One segment of Penaeus vannamei isolate JL-2024 chromosome 3, ASM4276789v1, whole genome shotgun sequence DNA contains the following:
- the Slik gene encoding STE20-like serine/threonine-protein kinase isoform X11, whose product MPLISKFKDIFKGGSSAKKKKLFHNVRLDNPEDFWDIVGELGDGAYGKVYKAIHKETKQYAALKQVVLEAEEDLETFMIEIDILSECKHENIVELLEAYHFDGKLWMYLEYCDGGAMDSIMVDLDRPLTEPQIAYVCKYLCRALVYIHSNKVIHRDLKAGNVLLTMDGGVKLADFGVSAKNKNTYDKRGTFIGTPYWLAPEVILCETFIDAKYDYKADVWSLGISLIEFAQMDPPNHEVSPVRVMLKIQKSEPPKLDYPSRYSKEFNDFIAKCLTKDPALRPSATELLKHPFIDREVDVKYIRDLLLEYKAEVVEEDVEEDADDQRTSRHSQDDSSQDYTFPIISANTTKDQETNNKERIEEEKPPSPRKEEKEVVPPVPGERRLSKGPAPSPPVTGSPASTPTSSASSTPSKKGPAPAVPASTISSKPRAPSPVDAPSDGLVADPVVSTPINTSKQVTSTPSGKGPAPKPAPICESPVPKEKPPPTVSMADIPDQKLVSEKAESQPIASPVVEEKKTVEEEKMEVDEKVHVEPHTQKPKKGSELDVVDNLSQKSSVSLIQEEQTVSKVVATVPKAASTITSEPDKVKVNDEKLSDTQQKANSAPLVHSTEIETFPTSPVVYSPIVPSVESQGNRQDTEKKDNSVSDSQVPQVASVPAPVSLSPEPAETIIASIGSEGTVIVRTPTPTPPEPTQSQPVKKESIVTYSEAEEQAVRILESAIESAVETASNRSSQDEGEEANVTLAGTSVILTPDHVEEEESTVLVSAVQDKDEGVVEVQVITNDGHKLDESEVVISNSSILTNDADSQPEAASKSRYEITLEEVDDVGVATRAKNVNDTTHISVVAVDDLAEAAELPKQTPTKAQEAPTWPVSEQQTNTTSKLPSQNENDNHGHLETSSNISNMSNLSAGTPSTGRSVSSAEEENRPTMSLLIEGTTVGATDVDDDVFDHSEHNESKTPKDNQTRPVLIRESTVESEVSIESGFSTGSTLSTPTHQNIPARNNTTVAGSPGLKILPNGIGKDNHKLSEKSDWDNVSTASSEKENKPREREEEPAEEVVLRRPPAGDKQDVALKPVDKNRENRAARTKEENDLVALRKKTRKRTRKFVIDGVVVTTTTSKVIYGDDEDGTLSSGHLARKQELRELKILQKQEQKQFQELAVKANFAKIEQEKKFEAEKQQLLRGYDTEVEALNRQQKQQVEKAEAQQEIELKNASKKIRAEQERELKAFRESLKTELKLLKQEIDLLPKDKRKEAFKTRKERLDHEQSEREKTFLERLNEAHEMSLKRLGDDHRERIALLERQFLQQKHQLLRSRESALWEMEERHLHEKHQLAKRQLKDIFFLQRHQMLLRHEKELEQVKRVNQQKEEELIKRQQIEKRQLPKRIRQEMKARELMFRESMRISTTHLPDSHDDEKDKIRKFQENEKRRYEAEKRRAEQKHKHKLEELQAASEYAIKELEQLQNEKRKMLMEHETYKLKSQDEEYQREVREWKENLKPRKQKLEEEFEKQLNEQEQFYGAYLCRGLSASVTPSQSTSSLARSNAS is encoded by the exons ATGCCACTCATCTCCAAATTCAAAGACATCTTCAAAGGTGGCTCATCTGCAAAGAAGAAAAAGCTCTTCCACAATGTGCGGCTTGATAACCCAGAAGACTTTTGGGATATTGTGGGAGAATTGGGAGATGGAGCCTATGGAAAAGTTTACAAG GCTATACACAAGGAGACAAAGCAGTATGCTGCCCTCAAGCAGGTGGTGCTGGAAGCAGAGGAAGACCTTGAAACATTCATGATTGAGATTGACATCCTCTCAGAATGCAAACATGAAAACATTGTTGAACTTCTTGAAGCTTATCATTTTGATGGGAAACTTTGG ATGTATCTTGAGTATTGTGATGGAGGTGCCATGGACTCCATTATGGTGGACCTGGATAGACCACTAACAGAACCTCAGATAGCTTATGTTTGTAAATATCTCTGTAGAGCActagtatacatacatagtaaTAAG GTGATCCATCGTGATTTGAAAGCGGGTAATGTGCTACTAACCATGGATGGCGGAGTGAAATTAG CTGATTTTGGAGTGTctgccaaaaacaaaaacacatatgaCAAAAGAGGGACATTTATTGGAACTCCTTACTGGCTAGCACCAGAAGTCATTCTTTGTGAAACTTTTATTGATGCCAAATATGATTACAAG GCTGATGTATGGTCACTTGGTATATCGTTAATAGAGTTTGCACAGATGGATCCGCCAAATCATGAAGTCTCACCCGTCCGTGTTATGCTCAAGATCCAGAAGTCTGAACCACCCAAACTAGACTATCCTTCCAG ATATTCCAAGGAGTTCAATGACTTCATTGCCAAGTGCCTTACAAAGGATCCAGCTCTTAGACCAAGTGCTACTGAACTTTTGAAG CACCCATTCATTGACAGAGAAGTGGATGTGAAGTATATTCGTGACCTGTTGTTAGAGTACAAAGCAGAGGTTGTTGAGGAAGATGTTGAGGAGGATGCAGAC GATCAGCGCACTTCCCGGCATAGTCAAGATGATTCTAGTCAGGACTACACCTTCCCCATTATCTCTGCCAACACCA cTAAAGATCAGGAGACCAACAACAAGGAGAGGATTGAAGAAGAGAAACCTCCTAGCCcacggaaggaggaaaaggag GTGGTGCCACCAGTCCCAGGTGAGCGGCGGCTTTCTAAGGGGCCAGCTCCCTCTCCACCAGTTACCGGCAGTCCAGCCAGCACACCCACTTCTAGTGCTTCCTCTACACCCTCTAAGAAAGGCCCTGCACCAGCTGTCCCGGCTAGCACCATCTCCTCTAAACCTAGAGCTCCATCACCAGTGGATGCGCCTTCAGATGGCCTTGTAGCAGACCCTGTAGTTAGCACTCCCATCAACACCAGTAAACAGGTGACGAGCACACCCTCAGGGAAGGGCCCAGCACCCAAACCTGCGCCTATCTGTGAGAGTCCCGTTCCAAAGGAGAAACCTCCACCGACAGTGTCCATGGCAGACATTCCAGATCAGAAACTTGTAAGCGAGAAGGCTGAAAGTCAGCCCATTGCATCTCCTGTTgttgaagagaagaaaacagtcgaagaagaaaaaatggaagtagATGAGAAGGTCCATGTAGAACCACATACTCAAAAGCCAAAGAAGGGATCTGAGTTAGATGTTGTTGATAATTTATCACAGAAGAGTAGTGTATCATTAATCCAGGAGGAACAGACTGTTAGTAAGGTAGTAGCCACAGTCCCAAAAGCAGCTTCCACAATAACATCAGAGCCGGATAAAGTTAAAGTAAATGACGAAAAACTTAGCGACACCCAACAGAAAGCTAACTCAGCACCGTTAGTTCATAGCACAGAAATTGAAACATTCCCTACTTCACCTGTTGTGTACAGTCCAATAGTTCCTTCAGTAGAATCACAAGGCAATAGACAAGATACCGAGAAGAAAGACAACTCTGTAAGTGATTCCCAAGTTCCACAAGTAGCGTCAGTGCCAGCTCCTGTGTCGTTGTCCCCAGAGCCAGCCGAAACTATCATTGCCTCTATAGGCAGTGAAGGCACAGTAATTGTCcgcaccccaaccccaaccccgccAGAACCAACACAGAGCCAGccagtaaagaaagaaagcattGTTACGTACTCTG AGGCAGAGGAACAAGCAGTGCGCATCCTTGAGTCTGCGATTGAAAGCGCCGTTGAAACTGCATCCAACAGGAGTTCacaggatgaaggagaggaagccaACGTGACCCTTGCAGGTACCTCAGTGATACTTACTCCAGaccatgtggaggaggaggagagcactGTTTTGGTGTCAGCTGTTCAAG ATAAAGATGAAGGTGTGGTGGAAGTTCAAGTTATCACTAATGATGGCCATAAGCTTGATGAAAGTGAAGTTGTGATCTCTAATTCTTCCATACTTACAAATGATGCAGACTCCCAGCCAGAAGCTGCTTCAAA ATCACGTTATGAGATCACCTTGGAAGAAGTCGATGATGTGGGAGTTGCAACACGTGCCAAGAATGTAAATGACACCACACACATCTCTGTAGTAGCTGTAGATGACTTAGCAGAAGCAGCAGAGTTGCCAAAACAGACGCCAACCAAGGCACAGGAGGCACCTACCTGGCCCGTGTCAGAGCAACAGACAAATACCACCAGCAAGTTGCCAAGTCAGAATGAAAATGACAACCATGGACATCTTGAGACTTCTTCTAACATCTCCAATATGTCTAATCTCAGTGCAGGAACTCCATCAACTGGTCGATCTGTCAGTTCAGCTGAAGAAGAAAACAGACCCACTATGTCACTCCTGATTGAAGGAACCACTGTAGGGGCAACAGATGTGGATGATGATGTGTTTGATCATTCAGAACATAATGAATCAAaa acTCCAAAGGATAACCAAACTAGACCAGTGCTGATTAGAGAATCAACAGTAGAAAGTGAGGTTTCCATAGAATCAGGCTTCTCCACAGGTTCTACCCTTTCCACTCCAACGCACCAAAACATTCCTGCACGTAACAATACCACAGTGGCAGGATCTCCAGGTTTGAAGATTTTACCCAATGGTATAGGAAAGGACAACCATAAATTGTCAGAGAA GTCGGATTGGGATAATGTAAGCACAGCTAGCTCTGAGAAAGAGAACAAACcacgtgagagagaagaggagccaGCAGAGGAAGTGGTACTCCGGAGGCCACCAGCTGGAGATAAACAGGATGTTGCTCTTAAGCCTGTTGACAAGAATAGGGAAAACAGAGCTGCTCGAACCAAAGAGGAGAATGATTTAGTGGCACTTCGCAAGAAGACAAGGAAACGTACTAGGAAATTTGTGATTGATGGTGTAGTTGTCACAACCACCACCAGCAAG gtGATATATGGCGATGATGAAGATGGCACACTTTCATCGGGACACTTGGCAAGAAAACAGGAGCTGCGTGAACTGAAGATTCTGCAAAAGCAGGAGCAAAAACAGTTCCAGGAATTGGCGGTGAAGGCAAACTTTGCAAAGATTGAACAAGAGAAGAAGTTTGAAGCAGAGAAACAACAACTGCTTCGGGGATATGACACAGAAGTTGAAGCTTTGAATAGACAGCAAAAACAACAG GTGGAGAAGGCAGAAGCCCAGCAGGAGATCGAACTGAAGAATGCCAGCAAAAAGATAAGGGCTGAACAAGAGCGAGAGCTTAAGGCTTTCAGGGAATCACTAAAGACTGAGTTGAAGCTCCTAAAGCAAGAAATTGACCTGCTTCCCAAA gACAAGCGCAAAGAAGCCTTCAAAACTCGTAAAGAACGATTAGATCatgaacagagtgagagagagaaaactttccTTGAACGACTTAATGAAGCGCATGAG ATGTCACTGAAGAGACTAGGTGATGACCATCGTGAAAGGATTGCTCTCCTTGAGAGACAGTTCCTACAACAGAAACACCAGTTACTAAGATCTAGAGAGTCTGCACTTTGGGAGATGGAAGAGCGCCATCTCCATGAGAAACACCAACTTGCAAAAAGACAACTCAAGGATATTTTCTTCCTTCAGAGACATCAG ATGCTTTTGAGGCACGAAAAGGAATTGGAACAAGTTAAACGAGTCAAccagcagaaggaagaagaactgATTAAGAGGCAGCAG ATTGAAAAGAGGCAGTTACCAAAGCGCATCCGTCAGGAGATGAAAGCTCGTGAGCTGATGTTCCGTGAAAGCATGAGAATAAGCACCACTCATCTTCCAGACTCtcatgatgatgagaaagataagATCAGGaag TTCCAGGAGAATGAGAAACGAAGATATGAAGCTGAAAAACGCCGTGCAGAACAGAAGCACAAGCATAAGTTGGAAGAGCTTCAGGCAGCCTCAGAATATGCCATTAAAGAATTGGAACAACTACAAAATGAGAAGC GCAAAATGCTGATGGAGCATGAGACTTACAAGTTGAAATCTCAGGATGAGGAGTATCAGCGAGAAGtcagagagtggaaagagaatcTCAAGCCTCGCAAGCAG AAACTTGAAGAAGAATTTGAGAAGCAGTTAAATGAGCAGGAGCAGTTCTATGGAGCTTACTTATGCCGTGGATTAAGTGCCAGCGTTACCCCATCTCAGTCAACCTCTAGCCTTGCACGTTCAAATGCTTCATAA
- the Slik gene encoding STE20-like serine/threonine-protein kinase isoform X13 gives MPLISKFKDIFKGGSSAKKKKLFHNVRLDNPEDFWDIVGELGDGAYGKVYKAIHKETKQYAALKQVVLEAEEDLETFMIEIDILSECKHENIVELLEAYHFDGKLWMYLEYCDGGAMDSIMVDLDRPLTEPQIAYVCKYLCRALVYIHSNKVIHRDLKAGNVLLTMDGGVKLADFGVSAKNKNTYDKRGTFIGTPYWLAPEVILCETFIDAKYDYKADVWSLGISLIEFAQMDPPNHEVSPVRVMLKIQKSEPPKLDYPSRYSKEFNDFIAKCLTKDPALRPSATELLKHPFIDREVDVKYIRDLLLEYKAEVVEEDVEEDADDQRTSRHSQDDSSQDYTFPIISANTTKDQETNNKERIEEEKPPSPRKEEKEVVPPVPGERRLSKGPAPSPPVTGSPASTPTSSASSTPSKKGPAPAVPASTISSKPRAPSPVDAPSDGLVADPVVSTPINTSKQVTSTPSGKGPAPKPAPICESPVPKEKPPPTVSMADIPDQKLVSEKAESQPIASPVVEEKKTVEEEKMEVDEKVHVEPHTQKPKKGSELDVVDNLSQKSSVSLIQEEQTVSKVVATVPKAASTITSEPDKVKVNDEKLSDTQQKANSAPLVHSTEIETFPTSPVVYSPIVPSVESQGNRQDTEKKDNSVSDSQVPQVASVPAPVSLSPEPAETIIASIGSEGTVIVRTPTPTPPEPTQSQPVKKESIVTYSEAEEQAVRILESAIESAVETASNRSSQDEGEEANVTLADKDEGVVEVQVITNDGHKLDESEVVISNSSILTNDADSQPEAASKSRYEITLEEVDDVGVATRAKNVNDTTHISVVAVDDLAEAAELPKQTPTKAQEAPTWPVSEQQTNTTSKLPSQNENDNHGHLETSSNISNMSNLSAGTPSTGRSVSSAEEENRPTMSLLIEGTTVGATDVDDDVFDHSEHNESKTPKDNQTRPVLIRESTVESEVSIESGFSTGSTLSTPTHQNIPARNNTTVAGSPGLKILPNGIGKDNHKLSEKSDWDNVSTASSEKENKPREREEEPAEEVVLRRPPAGDKQDVALKPVDKNRENRAARTKEENDLVALRKKTRKRTRKFVIDGVVVTTTTSKVIYGDDEDGTLSSGHLARKQELRELKILQKQEQKQFQELAVKANFAKIEQEKKFEAEKQQLLRGYDTEVEALNRQQKQQVEKAEAQQEIELKNASKKIRAEQERELKAFRESLKTELKLLKQEIDLLPKDKRKEAFKTRKERLDHEQSEREKTFLERLNEAHEMSLKRLGDDHRERIALLERQFLQQKHQLLRSRESALWEMEERHLHEKHQLAKRQLKDIFFLQRHQMLLRHEKELEQVKRVNQQKEEELIKRQQIEKRQLPKRIRQEMKARELMFRESMRISTTHLPDSHDDEKDKIRKFQENEKRRYEAEKRRAEQKHKHKLEELQAASEYAIKELEQLQNEKRKMLMEHETYKLKSQDEEYQREVREWKENLKPRKQGLEKDFHADWIFAQRTHLDYQKLEEEFEKQLNEQEQFYGAYLCRGLSASVTPSQSTSSLARSNAS, from the exons ATGCCACTCATCTCCAAATTCAAAGACATCTTCAAAGGTGGCTCATCTGCAAAGAAGAAAAAGCTCTTCCACAATGTGCGGCTTGATAACCCAGAAGACTTTTGGGATATTGTGGGAGAATTGGGAGATGGAGCCTATGGAAAAGTTTACAAG GCTATACACAAGGAGACAAAGCAGTATGCTGCCCTCAAGCAGGTGGTGCTGGAAGCAGAGGAAGACCTTGAAACATTCATGATTGAGATTGACATCCTCTCAGAATGCAAACATGAAAACATTGTTGAACTTCTTGAAGCTTATCATTTTGATGGGAAACTTTGG ATGTATCTTGAGTATTGTGATGGAGGTGCCATGGACTCCATTATGGTGGACCTGGATAGACCACTAACAGAACCTCAGATAGCTTATGTTTGTAAATATCTCTGTAGAGCActagtatacatacatagtaaTAAG GTGATCCATCGTGATTTGAAAGCGGGTAATGTGCTACTAACCATGGATGGCGGAGTGAAATTAG CTGATTTTGGAGTGTctgccaaaaacaaaaacacatatgaCAAAAGAGGGACATTTATTGGAACTCCTTACTGGCTAGCACCAGAAGTCATTCTTTGTGAAACTTTTATTGATGCCAAATATGATTACAAG GCTGATGTATGGTCACTTGGTATATCGTTAATAGAGTTTGCACAGATGGATCCGCCAAATCATGAAGTCTCACCCGTCCGTGTTATGCTCAAGATCCAGAAGTCTGAACCACCCAAACTAGACTATCCTTCCAG ATATTCCAAGGAGTTCAATGACTTCATTGCCAAGTGCCTTACAAAGGATCCAGCTCTTAGACCAAGTGCTACTGAACTTTTGAAG CACCCATTCATTGACAGAGAAGTGGATGTGAAGTATATTCGTGACCTGTTGTTAGAGTACAAAGCAGAGGTTGTTGAGGAAGATGTTGAGGAGGATGCAGAC GATCAGCGCACTTCCCGGCATAGTCAAGATGATTCTAGTCAGGACTACACCTTCCCCATTATCTCTGCCAACACCA cTAAAGATCAGGAGACCAACAACAAGGAGAGGATTGAAGAAGAGAAACCTCCTAGCCcacggaaggaggaaaaggag GTGGTGCCACCAGTCCCAGGTGAGCGGCGGCTTTCTAAGGGGCCAGCTCCCTCTCCACCAGTTACCGGCAGTCCAGCCAGCACACCCACTTCTAGTGCTTCCTCTACACCCTCTAAGAAAGGCCCTGCACCAGCTGTCCCGGCTAGCACCATCTCCTCTAAACCTAGAGCTCCATCACCAGTGGATGCGCCTTCAGATGGCCTTGTAGCAGACCCTGTAGTTAGCACTCCCATCAACACCAGTAAACAGGTGACGAGCACACCCTCAGGGAAGGGCCCAGCACCCAAACCTGCGCCTATCTGTGAGAGTCCCGTTCCAAAGGAGAAACCTCCACCGACAGTGTCCATGGCAGACATTCCAGATCAGAAACTTGTAAGCGAGAAGGCTGAAAGTCAGCCCATTGCATCTCCTGTTgttgaagagaagaaaacagtcgaagaagaaaaaatggaagtagATGAGAAGGTCCATGTAGAACCACATACTCAAAAGCCAAAGAAGGGATCTGAGTTAGATGTTGTTGATAATTTATCACAGAAGAGTAGTGTATCATTAATCCAGGAGGAACAGACTGTTAGTAAGGTAGTAGCCACAGTCCCAAAAGCAGCTTCCACAATAACATCAGAGCCGGATAAAGTTAAAGTAAATGACGAAAAACTTAGCGACACCCAACAGAAAGCTAACTCAGCACCGTTAGTTCATAGCACAGAAATTGAAACATTCCCTACTTCACCTGTTGTGTACAGTCCAATAGTTCCTTCAGTAGAATCACAAGGCAATAGACAAGATACCGAGAAGAAAGACAACTCTGTAAGTGATTCCCAAGTTCCACAAGTAGCGTCAGTGCCAGCTCCTGTGTCGTTGTCCCCAGAGCCAGCCGAAACTATCATTGCCTCTATAGGCAGTGAAGGCACAGTAATTGTCcgcaccccaaccccaaccccgccAGAACCAACACAGAGCCAGccagtaaagaaagaaagcattGTTACGTACTCTG AGGCAGAGGAACAAGCAGTGCGCATCCTTGAGTCTGCGATTGAAAGCGCCGTTGAAACTGCATCCAACAGGAGTTCacaggatgaaggagaggaagccaACGTGACCCTTGCAG ATAAAGATGAAGGTGTGGTGGAAGTTCAAGTTATCACTAATGATGGCCATAAGCTTGATGAAAGTGAAGTTGTGATCTCTAATTCTTCCATACTTACAAATGATGCAGACTCCCAGCCAGAAGCTGCTTCAAA ATCACGTTATGAGATCACCTTGGAAGAAGTCGATGATGTGGGAGTTGCAACACGTGCCAAGAATGTAAATGACACCACACACATCTCTGTAGTAGCTGTAGATGACTTAGCAGAAGCAGCAGAGTTGCCAAAACAGACGCCAACCAAGGCACAGGAGGCACCTACCTGGCCCGTGTCAGAGCAACAGACAAATACCACCAGCAAGTTGCCAAGTCAGAATGAAAATGACAACCATGGACATCTTGAGACTTCTTCTAACATCTCCAATATGTCTAATCTCAGTGCAGGAACTCCATCAACTGGTCGATCTGTCAGTTCAGCTGAAGAAGAAAACAGACCCACTATGTCACTCCTGATTGAAGGAACCACTGTAGGGGCAACAGATGTGGATGATGATGTGTTTGATCATTCAGAACATAATGAATCAAaa acTCCAAAGGATAACCAAACTAGACCAGTGCTGATTAGAGAATCAACAGTAGAAAGTGAGGTTTCCATAGAATCAGGCTTCTCCACAGGTTCTACCCTTTCCACTCCAACGCACCAAAACATTCCTGCACGTAACAATACCACAGTGGCAGGATCTCCAGGTTTGAAGATTTTACCCAATGGTATAGGAAAGGACAACCATAAATTGTCAGAGAA GTCGGATTGGGATAATGTAAGCACAGCTAGCTCTGAGAAAGAGAACAAACcacgtgagagagaagaggagccaGCAGAGGAAGTGGTACTCCGGAGGCCACCAGCTGGAGATAAACAGGATGTTGCTCTTAAGCCTGTTGACAAGAATAGGGAAAACAGAGCTGCTCGAACCAAAGAGGAGAATGATTTAGTGGCACTTCGCAAGAAGACAAGGAAACGTACTAGGAAATTTGTGATTGATGGTGTAGTTGTCACAACCACCACCAGCAAG gtGATATATGGCGATGATGAAGATGGCACACTTTCATCGGGACACTTGGCAAGAAAACAGGAGCTGCGTGAACTGAAGATTCTGCAAAAGCAGGAGCAAAAACAGTTCCAGGAATTGGCGGTGAAGGCAAACTTTGCAAAGATTGAACAAGAGAAGAAGTTTGAAGCAGAGAAACAACAACTGCTTCGGGGATATGACACAGAAGTTGAAGCTTTGAATAGACAGCAAAAACAACAG GTGGAGAAGGCAGAAGCCCAGCAGGAGATCGAACTGAAGAATGCCAGCAAAAAGATAAGGGCTGAACAAGAGCGAGAGCTTAAGGCTTTCAGGGAATCACTAAAGACTGAGTTGAAGCTCCTAAAGCAAGAAATTGACCTGCTTCCCAAA gACAAGCGCAAAGAAGCCTTCAAAACTCGTAAAGAACGATTAGATCatgaacagagtgagagagagaaaactttccTTGAACGACTTAATGAAGCGCATGAG ATGTCACTGAAGAGACTAGGTGATGACCATCGTGAAAGGATTGCTCTCCTTGAGAGACAGTTCCTACAACAGAAACACCAGTTACTAAGATCTAGAGAGTCTGCACTTTGGGAGATGGAAGAGCGCCATCTCCATGAGAAACACCAACTTGCAAAAAGACAACTCAAGGATATTTTCTTCCTTCAGAGACATCAG ATGCTTTTGAGGCACGAAAAGGAATTGGAACAAGTTAAACGAGTCAAccagcagaaggaagaagaactgATTAAGAGGCAGCAG ATTGAAAAGAGGCAGTTACCAAAGCGCATCCGTCAGGAGATGAAAGCTCGTGAGCTGATGTTCCGTGAAAGCATGAGAATAAGCACCACTCATCTTCCAGACTCtcatgatgatgagaaagataagATCAGGaag TTCCAGGAGAATGAGAAACGAAGATATGAAGCTGAAAAACGCCGTGCAGAACAGAAGCACAAGCATAAGTTGGAAGAGCTTCAGGCAGCCTCAGAATATGCCATTAAAGAATTGGAACAACTACAAAATGAGAAGC GCAAAATGCTGATGGAGCATGAGACTTACAAGTTGAAATCTCAGGATGAGGAGTATCAGCGAGAAGtcagagagtggaaagagaatcTCAAGCCTCGCAAGCAG GGACTGGAGAAGGACTTTCATGCTGATTGGATCTTTGCACAGAGAACACATCTAGACTACCAG AAACTTGAAGAAGAATTTGAGAAGCAGTTAAATGAGCAGGAGCAGTTCTATGGAGCTTACTTATGCCGTGGATTAAGTGCCAGCGTTACCCCATCTCAGTCAACCTCTAGCCTTGCACGTTCAAATGCTTCATAA